A part of Amycolatopsis lurida genomic DNA contains:
- a CDS encoding glutamate--tRNA ligase: MLDRAVIDALFPADLPEPEHWEQRYPARELPEGALVTRFGPSPTGFVHIGGVYVATIDQDVARRSGGRYLVRVEDTDRSREVEGAIEQFERGFAYFDLAADEDIHRGGDYGPYQQSEREQIYLTYVRHLLRSGRAYLDFATKDELAAITARQQATKLPTGYYGSWAIWRDADPADVQAKLDAGDPYVVRFRAPDDTGARARFTDAIRGPLEAEANRNDVVILKSSDQSPRLPTYHFAHAVDDHLMRVNLVIRGDEWISSVPVHQQLFDALGFEPITYAHIAPLMKQEGGSKRKLSKRKDPEASVDFYIESGYPTKAVLYYLRGLANGRLAEMPLDQALAEPIKLEECGVAGPLVDLVKLDDISADHIATLSGAEILSEVRGWAERFDPALLAVLDAEPDLALRALAVERDGAENPRKDLKKWSEFRAVYGFFFPQLHAAVASADDERIAALGVDSEVVRAVARDFVENYQQLDDGQEWFQQIREVAAKHGFAKNAKEFKKNPEGFPGSIREASQIIRIAITGSTRSPDLHAITQALGREETLGRFSGLV; this comes from the coding sequence ATGCTGGACCGAGCAGTCATCGACGCCCTCTTCCCCGCCGACCTGCCCGAGCCCGAGCACTGGGAACAGCGTTACCCCGCCCGCGAGCTCCCCGAGGGCGCCCTGGTCACCCGCTTCGGCCCCTCACCGACCGGGTTCGTGCACATCGGCGGCGTCTACGTCGCCACCATCGACCAGGACGTCGCCCGCCGCAGCGGCGGCCGCTACCTCGTCCGGGTCGAGGACACCGACCGGTCCCGCGAGGTCGAAGGCGCCATCGAGCAGTTCGAGCGCGGTTTCGCCTACTTCGACCTCGCCGCCGACGAGGACATCCACCGCGGCGGCGACTACGGCCCGTACCAGCAGTCCGAGCGCGAGCAGATCTACCTGACCTACGTCCGCCACCTGCTCCGCAGCGGCCGCGCGTACCTCGACTTCGCCACCAAGGACGAACTGGCGGCGATCACCGCCCGCCAGCAGGCGACGAAGCTGCCGACCGGCTACTACGGCTCGTGGGCCATCTGGCGCGACGCCGACCCCGCCGACGTCCAGGCCAAGCTCGACGCCGGAGACCCGTACGTCGTGCGGTTCCGCGCGCCCGACGACACCGGCGCCCGCGCCCGGTTCACCGACGCCATCCGCGGCCCGCTGGAGGCCGAGGCCAACCGCAACGACGTCGTCATCCTCAAGAGCTCCGACCAGAGCCCCCGGCTGCCGACCTACCACTTCGCGCACGCCGTCGACGACCACCTCATGCGCGTCAACCTGGTCATCCGCGGCGACGAGTGGATCTCGTCGGTGCCGGTGCACCAGCAGCTGTTCGACGCGCTCGGCTTCGAGCCGATCACGTACGCGCACATCGCGCCGCTGATGAAGCAGGAGGGCGGCAGCAAGCGCAAGCTGTCGAAGCGCAAGGACCCGGAAGCGAGCGTCGATTTCTACATCGAGTCCGGTTACCCGACGAAGGCCGTCCTCTACTACCTGCGCGGCCTCGCCAACGGCCGTCTCGCCGAGATGCCGCTCGACCAGGCGCTGGCCGAGCCGATCAAGCTCGAGGAGTGCGGAGTCGCCGGCCCGCTGGTCGACCTGGTCAAACTCGACGACATCTCGGCCGACCACATCGCCACGCTGTCCGGCGCCGAGATCCTCTCCGAGGTGCGTGGCTGGGCCGAGCGGTTCGACCCCGCGCTGCTCGCCGTCCTCGACGCCGAGCCGGACCTCGCGCTCCGCGCGCTCGCCGTCGAGCGCGACGGCGCCGAGAACCCCCGCAAGGACCTGAAGAAGTGGAGCGAGTTCCGCGCCGTCTACGGCTTCTTCTTCCCGCAGCTGCACGCCGCCGTCGCGAGCGCCGACGACGAGCGGATCGCGGCCCTCGGCGTCGACTCCGAGGTCGTCCGGGCCGTGGCGCGGGACTTCGTCGAGAACTACCAGCAGCTCGACGACGGCCAGGAATGGTTCCAGCAGATCCGCGAGGTGGCGGCGAAGCACGGCTTCGCGAAGAACGCCAAGGAGTTTAAGAAGAACCCCGAAGGTTTCCCGGGCTCCATTCGCGAGGCCTCGCAGATCATCCGGATCGCTATCACGGGCTCGACCCGGAGCCCGGACCTGCACGCGATCACCCAGGCGCTGGGGCGCGAGGAGACGCTGGGCCGGTTCTCCGGTCTCGTGTGA
- a CDS encoding TetR/AcrR family transcriptional regulator, translating to MAAKTSRERYRAQVRAEIKRYAWEQLGTTGVSALSLNAIAKHVGMSGPALYRYFPSRDDLITDLVRDAYRSLADVVRVAAGSGGVAEVACAIREWALADPQRYLFVYGTPIPGYRAPGDTTEISNEIMAELLRVHAAALGDGRVTAFDGHVGGHREWAGGLPVSSAVLRRALTFWTRIHGVLSLELAGHFAGMGFDPAVLFAAELDVLSTEDGSR from the coding sequence CGGGCCCAGGTGCGCGCCGAAATCAAGCGGTACGCGTGGGAGCAACTGGGCACGACGGGTGTCTCCGCGCTGTCCCTCAACGCGATCGCCAAACACGTGGGCATGAGCGGCCCCGCGCTGTACCGGTACTTTCCCAGTCGCGACGACCTGATCACGGACCTCGTCCGCGACGCCTACCGAAGCCTCGCCGACGTCGTCCGGGTGGCGGCCGGGTCCGGCGGCGTGGCCGAAGTCGCCTGTGCGATCAGGGAATGGGCGCTGGCGGATCCGCAGCGATATCTGTTCGTCTACGGAACGCCGATCCCCGGTTATCGCGCACCCGGTGACACCACGGAGATCTCGAACGAGATCATGGCCGAACTGCTCAGGGTGCACGCGGCGGCTCTCGGTGACGGGCGGGTGACGGCGTTCGACGGTCATGTCGGGGGCCATCGCGAATGGGCGGGCGGGTTGCCGGTCTCCTCCGCGGTTCTCCGCCGCGCCTTGACGTTCTGGACCCGGATCCACGGCGTCCTGTCTCTCGAACTGGCCGGCCATTTCGCCGGGATGGGGTTCGACCCCGCCGTCCTGTTCGCCGCCGAGCTCGACGTTCTGTCCACAGAGGACGGTTCCCGCTGA